The DNA region TCTTCCGCGTGGAGATCGAGCGCGCCCACATGGAGGAGGACACCGGCAAGTCCACCCACATCGGTGGCGCGACCGGCCGCATCCACGGAGCCTCGCACTCGCTGCTCGACTACAACCGGGCAGGCATCCCGCTGATCGAGATCGTCACCAAGCCGATCGAGGGCGCCGGCGAGCGGGCCCCCGAGGTCGCCAAGGCGTACGTCGCCGAGCTGCGCGAGCTGATCCGCGCCCTGGGCGTCTCCGAGGCGCGCATGGACAAGGGCCAGATGCGCTGCGACGTCAACCTGTCGCTGCGCCGCAACGGCGCGAAGACCTTCGGCACCCGCTCGGAGACGAAGAACGTCAACTCGCTCCGTTCGGTGGAGCGGGCGGCGCGCTTCGAGATCCAGCGGCACGCGGCGGTGCTCTCCGCGGGCGGCACGATCGTCCAGGAGACCCGGCACTTCCACGAGGACGACGGCACCACCACCGGCGGCCGCATCAAGGACAACGCCGAGGACTACCGCTACTTCCCCGAGCCGGACCTGGTGCCGGTGGCCCCCGCCCGCGAGTGGGTCGAGGAACTGCGGAAGGGTCTGCCGGAGCTGCCGCGGCTGCGCCGCAACCGGCTGCGCGAGGAGTGGGGCGTGTCCGAGCTGGACATGCAGTCCATCCTCAACGCCGGTGCGGTCGACGCGATCGTCGCCACCACCGAGGCGGGCGCCGACGCGGCGTCGGCCCGCAAGTGGTGGATGGGCGAGCTGGCCCGCAACGCCAACGAGAAGGGCGTCTCCCTGGAGGAGCTGCCCATCACGCCGGCGGACGTGGCCCGCGTGTCGGCCCTGGTCGCCGCCGGTGACCTGAACGACAAGCTGGCCCGTCAGGTCATCGAGGGCGTCCTCGCCGGCGAGGGCACCCCGGACGAGGTCGTCGAGAAGCGCGGTCTGAAGGTCGTCTCCGACGACAGCGCGCTCGGCGCGGCCGTCGACGAGGCCATCGCGGGCAACGCGGCCATCGCCGACAAGATCCGCGGCGGCAAGGTCGCCGCGGTCGGCGCCCTGGTCGGCGCGGTCATGAAGGCCACCCGTGGCCAGGCCGACGCGGCGAAGGTCAAGGACCTGATCCTGGAGAAGCTGGGCGTCAGCGAGGGCTGAGCCCGCCTTCTCGTACGCGTAAAGGGGCGGCCCCGCACCGGAGTTCCGGTGCGGGGCCGCCCCCGTGCGTGCTGCGTGTCAGTGCTGTCCGGAGCCGCTGCGGCCGCGCTTCCACCACAGCAGGGCTCCGCCCGCCGCGGCGAGCAGCGCCGCGATGCCGGCGATCAGGCCGATCGGGGTGTCGGAGCCGGTGTGGGCGAGGTCGCCGCCCGGGCCGGTGCCGCCCGTGCCGCCGGAGTCCCCGCCCGGCTTGGACGGGCCGGGGGTGCCGCTCGGCGGCGGCGTGGACGGGTCGCCCGGCTTCGTCGGGGACGGGCTGGGCGTCGGGTGGCTCGGGCTGGGCTTGGGCGGGGACTTCCGCACCGCGGTGTCACCGCCGAGCAGGGTGGTCGGCGAGTCCTTGTAGCCGAGGACCTCGGCCCGCGAGCCCTTGGTGACGTCCGACAGATTCGGCTTCTCCGCGTTGAACTGGGTGCGGGTGATGTTCTTCTTGGGCGACTTGGAGAAGTCCACGCCGCCGACGGTCAGCGTGTAGACGTACTCGCCCTCCTTGTACTCGTACTTGTAGTCGCCCTCCATGAACGACTTGCGGTAGTTCTTCCAGACCTCGTACGAGTCCCACTTCGCGCCGCGGATCGGCCAGCGGCTCGCGTCGTCGCTGCCGATGATCTTGTGGAACTCGCCGGGCTTCTTCGCGTCCTGCTGCTTGATCCACTCGGCGGCCACCCGGGAGGCGTAGACGCGCCGCAGATCGGCGTAGGCCGGGCCCTCGGCGATCTTCTTCTCCACGATCGGGACGAGGAGCCGCTCGACGAGCGCCTGGTTGTGCTGGATCTCGGCCTCGGTCAGCCGGCACTGCTCGCCGGGCGGCTGGGTCTTCGTCTCCTGCGGGACGGAGTTGACCTTGAGCGGGGCGTCGAGGATGAAGATGCCGCCGTCCTGCTCGCGCACCTTGGCCGGCTGCGGGGTGATCCAGTTGCGGATGCCGTGCAGGCAGATCCGGTTGTCCTTGTGGGTGAGGTTCTTCCAGAACTCGGAGCCCGCCGGGGTCTTGGGGTCCATCGCCCGGGAGAAATCGTGCTTCATCTCCAGGTCGGCGTCGAGCAGCACCCGGCCCGCGTCGGTCTTGCCGAAGGAGCGGTCCATGATCCGGTCGGGCTCGTCCGGGTTGAGGTTCACCCAGAACTTCTCGGGCGACAGCGCCAGCCAGGTGAAGAAGGAGTCCGAGGCCATCTGGGCCTTCTCCATGCCGCCGAAGCCGGGGTTCTCGTCCTCATCGGTGTTCTTCGCGGAGAAGGAGTAGTTGAGGCTGCCGGTCTCGTTCTGGCCGACGTAGCGCAGCTCCAGGCTGGTGAAGTCGACGCCGCCGGGGCCGCGCAGGGCGTTCTTGGTGTTCTGCTGGAACGGGCGGGCGGCCTCCTGCCGGCGGCGCACGTCCTCCGGGGTCGGCATGGACCGGCTGATCAGGTCGTTGCCGGCGCCGGTCGACGGCTTGGCCGGGTTCGCCGTCATCAGGCCCGGGAACCGCGACTTGTACTGGTTGCCCGGCGCGTACGGGGCCGGGGTGGCGCCGTGCCGGTAGTAGTTGATGCCGGCCGCCCGGTACTGGGCCTTGACCTTGTCGGTGGGCTCCTGGCCGTGGATGTAGACCACGCGCCAGCCGCGCCGGACGAGCTCGGCGTCGACCTTCAGCTGCTTGGGCTTGGGGTCGATGCCGGACTTGAACTCGTAGACGGTCTTGGTGCGCGGGTCGACCGCGTCGAAGCGCCGCCCGTTGGGGCCGACGACCTTGTCGCCGAGCTTCTGCCGCAGTTCCTTGTCGAGCTGCGGGTCGAAGTCGCGCAGATACGTCTCGCACAGCCAGTTGACGCCGCCGAGGTCGAAGTGGCGGGCCACCTCGCGCTCGAAGCCGCCACCGCGCCGGTTGCGGGCGTTGTTCTCGATGTAGACGTCCTGCAGCCAGTCGGCGAACGGGCCCTTGTAGGTGTTGTTGCTCGCCTGGCGGCTGTTCCAGGAGGCGTAGGCGTGCTCCGGAGTGCCGATCTTGTACTTGCCGGTGTCCGTGCCGTACTTGGCGACGTCGGCGGGCGCGTTGATGCCGGTGACGTTGAGGGTCGGCTGCTCGAAGTCGTAGAACAGCTGCTCCGCGTCGGGCGTCTGCCACTGGTTGGGCCCGGCCGGCTTGTAGCCGGGCAGGGTGTTGCGGGCGGGCTCCTTCGGGCTGGTGCCGAACTTGTCCTGGCAGCGCTTGACCGGTGCCGCGTCCGCCTCGGACTGGGCGCCGGGGAGTCCGACCGGCAGGCCGACGGCGAGCAGCGAGGTGCCGAGGATCACGGCCGCCAGACGGCCCCTGAGCCGTTTCGGTGGGCTTGTTATGTGAGAACTCACGGTTGCTGATCCCTTGATGGGGGCAGGGGGAGTCGTCGTGTCACGGGGTGGTGCACGGCCCCCGTTGCTGGCCCACCCCGGAATGCCCCACCCTAGGACGCGTCGGCGCGTTGACGCGAACATTGCAGAGCCGCAACTGTGAAGTTTCTGTGGGAAGTTGGGGCGGCGAAGATCAGCCGAACCACACGTCGGTGAGGTTCGCCGCGGCCCGCTCGGTGCGCCGTACGCGGAACAGCGAAGGCCGCAGCCGGGAACGGTCGCCGTCGGTGAGCTGCCGGCCGAGGGCGAGCAGCACGTACGCGTCCCAGTCGGCCAGGCGCGGCTCCTCGTCGAGGTCGACGTCGGCGTCGCCGTGGTCGGCGGGGTCGATGCCGACCGCGCGCAGCAGCTCCGCCGGGTCGCCGTCCGGCTCCCAGGCCTCCTCGTCGTCCCAGCCGCCGACCCGCAGCGCCGGGCCGCCCGGCAGATCGATCAGATGCTCCTCGTACGCCTGCCCCGCGTCGAGCAGTACGGAGCCGGCGATCCGGGCCTCCGGGTGCAGCGCCCGCTGCCGGCCGATCTCCTCGGCCATCGCGGCGACCACCGCGTCACCGGCCAGGGCCGGGTCGACGACCAGGACGGTCCCGCCCCAGCAGCCGACGGCGACGAGGTCGAGGCCCGCCCGGGTCTCCGGCCGCGGCAGCTCGTCCAGGGCGCGCGAGGGCAGCTCCTCCAGGACCTCGGCGACGGTGCCGAGCGACTCGGCGACGCGGCGGGCCCGCCCGGGGTCGTTCGGCGGCGCCGTCTCGGGCGCCTCTCGGGTGAACGGCGGAAAGATCAGAGTCAGTTCGTAGTGGCCCCACTTGTCCACCGCGGTGCTGTCCGTCATGGACGCCACCGTAAGCCGTTCGCCGGCCGCCGGTCGTGCACTTCGCGCTCTCCCCGTGCCGGGCACTTCGCGCGCTCTCCATAAGGGGCGAGGGATCGGATTGCCCCGGTTCCTTATCCCTTTCCGACATCCCTGTGAGGATCGCCACGAAACGGGCAAACGATCACGATTGGCTGCGACAGTGGGCGGAGCACTGACCCACCCAGGGGAGAACCTTCGTTGGCAGCCATCGCCCGGTGGTGCGTGAAGCACCGCCTCGTCGCCGTTCTGCTCTGGCTCGTCGCCCTCGGCGGCGCCGTCACCGGAGCGGCGCTCGCCGGAAGCGCGTACTCCAACGACTACGAGGTGCCCGGCACCGAGTCGGGCCGGGCCACCGCCCTCCTCGACCGCGGCTTCCACGGCGCCGGCGGCGACAGCGACACCATCGTCTGGCACACCGACCGCGGCAGCGTCCGCGCCCCCGACGTGGAACAGCGGATGACCGCCATGCTCCACAAGGTCGAGGACCTCCCCGGCATCGCCTCCGTCGCCTCCCCGTACGGCTCCGCCCCCGGCCAGATCAGCGAGGACGGGCGCACCGCCTACGCCGCCGTCACCTTCGACGCGCAGGCCGACGACATCCCGAAGAGCGAGGCCCAGGCCCTCGTCGACACCGCGAAGGCCGCCGCCACCGACGGCGTCCAGGTCGAGCTCGGCGGCGCCGCCGTCGGCGCCACCGTCTCCACCGGCGGTCACACCGCCGAGATCGTCGGCGTGGCCGTCGCCGCCGTCGTCCTCTTCCTCGCCTTCGGCTCCCTCGCCGCCGCCGTGCTCCCCATCGCGACCGCCCTGGTCAGCGTCGGCATCGCCTACTCCGGGATCGTGCTCCTCGGCCATCTGATGACGGTCGCCGACTTCGCGCCCATGCTGGGCATGCTGATCGGCCTCGGCGTCGGCATCGACTACGCGCTGTTCATCGTGACCCGCCACCGCAAGGGCCTCAAACGCGGCCTGCCGGTGGCCGAGGCCGCCCGGATAGCCGTCGCCACCACCGGCCGCGCCGTGGTCTTCGCCGGCGCCACCGTCTGCATCGCCCTGCTCGGCATGCTCATCCTCCGGCTCGGCTTCCTCAACGGCGTCGCCATCGCCGCCTCGCTCACCGTCGTCCTCACCGTCGCCGCCTCCGTCACCCTGCTGCCCGCGCTGCTCTCCCTCATCGGCATGCGCGCGCTGAGCCGCAAGGAACGCCGGCAGCTCGCCGAGCACGGCCCCCAGCCCGAGCTCCCCACCGGCTTCGCCGCCCGCTGGTCCGCCTTCGTCGAGCGCCACCCCAAGCTGCTCGGCGCGGTCGCCGCCGTCGTCATGCTCGTCCTCGCCCTGCCCACCTTCGCCCTCCACCTGGGCAGCTCCGACCAGGGCAACAACGCGGCCACCGCCACCACCCGCAAGGCCTACGACCTGATCGCCGAGGGCTTCGGACCCGGTACGAACGGGCCGCTCACCCTCGTCGCCGAGCTCGACGGCGCCGACGACCGGGTCGCCCTCGACGCGCTGCCGGCCCGCCTCGCGCACACCAAGGGCGTCGAGTCGGTCTCCCCGATCACGTACAACGGCCCCGGCGACACCGCCGTCCTCACCGTCGTCCCCGACTCCTCGCCCCAGTCGAAGGCCACCAGCGAGCTGGTCGACCGGCTCCGCCACGACGTCCTGCCGGCCGCCGAGGACGGCAGCTCGCTCCAGGTCCACGTCGGCGGCGTCACCGCCTCCTTCGACGACTTCGCCGAGATCATCGTCGGCAAGCTGCCGCTCTTCGTCGGCGTGGTCATCGCGCTCGGCTGCGTCCTGCTGCTGCTCGCCTTCCGCTCGATCGGCATCCCGCTCAAGGCCGCCCTGATGAACGTCATGGCCGTCGCCGGCGCCTTCGGCGTGGTCGTCGCGATCTTCCAGTGGGGCTGGGGCACCGAGCTGCTCGGCCTCGGCAGCGCCGGGCCCATCGAACCCTTCCTGCCCGTGATCATGGTCTCGGTGCTCTTCGGCCTCTCCATGGACTACCAGGTCTTCCTGGTCAGCCGGATGTACGAGGAGTGGCTGGAGACCGGCGACAACCGGCGCGCGGTCCGGGTCGGCCTCGCCGAGACCAGCCGGGTGATCAACTCGGCGGCGGTCATCATGATCTCCGTCTTCCTCGCCTTCGTCCTCTCCGGCGACCGGGTCATCGCGATGTTCGGCATCGCGCTCGCCGCCGCCGTCGCCCTCGACGCCTTCGTCCTGCGCACCCTCCTCGTCCCCGCCCTCATGCACATGCTCGGCGGCGCCAACTGGTGGCTGCCCCGCTGGCTGGACCGCCGGCTGCCGCGGATCAGCATCGAGCCGCCGGAGTGCCGCGTGGCCGCCGACGCCCGTGCGAAGATCGCCACCGAGGCCCTGGAGACCCTGGAGGCCCCGGAGCCCGCGCGGATACCCGCACAGCGGGTGCTCACGGCGACGCAGGCGGAGGAGACGACCGAAGATGTTCGCGATACCACTGGGTGACGACGGCGCCGAGCTCACCCCGCTGGCCCCCTGGCAGGCGGACGAGTTCCTCGCCCACATCGACCGCGGCCGTGACTTCATCGGCGCGCACGTCGGCCTCCCGGACATCGTCACCGACCTCGACACCGCCCGCGCCCACCTCACCCGCTACGCCGACCGGGCCGCCCGCGACGCCGGCTACCTCTACGGCATCCGGGTCGACGGCCTCCTCGTCGGCGGCGTCCTCTTCGTCCACTTCGACGCGACGGGCGGGACGGCCGAGGCCGGCTGCTGGATCGAGCCCGGGTACGCGGGCCGGGGCCTGGTCACCCGCGCCTGCCGGGCCATCATCGACTGGGCGATCGAGCGGCGCGGCATCCACCGCGTCGAATGGCAGGTCTCGCCCGCGAACACGCCCAGCATCGCCGTCGCCCGCCGCCTCGGCATGACGAAGGAAGGCGTGCTCCGCGAGAACTACCCCTACCGCGGCAAGCGCAACGACACCGAGATCTGGTCGGTGCTCGCCCCGGAGTGGCGGGCCGCGAAGGAGGCCTGAGGTCGCCTGAGGCCGGGCCGGGGCGCGCCTAAGGCCCCCTGGGGCGCATCTAAGGACCCCCGTACGCCGAACATGCGGCACTCTCCCGATGTGGCCGCACCCCCTGGGAAACGACAGTAGAGGCATCGCAGGAAGCGATACCGACACCGGGACCGACCGGCCCCGAACCCCAGGGAGCACACCATGTACGCGTACGAACTCCACCAGGTCCGCCACGCCGAGCTCGTCGCCCGGGCCGCCGCCCAGCGCCTCGCCCGGGAGGCCCGCGAGGCCGCCCGCAGCCGGCGCCAGGAACCCGAGGGGCGGGTGAATACCGACCGGCAGCGCTTCGTCCGGGCCGCGTGACCCGGAATGCCGCACGGCTCGGATACGCCGCGTGACACCCGTACGAGCACACCCGCGGACGCCTGTGCGATGCTCGGCGCCGTGGAGACCAGGTCAGTCAGCCCCGTCTTCGTCGGCCGGGCCGGCGAACTCACCGCCCTCACCGAGGCGCTCTCCCGCGCGGCCGCGGGAGAGCCCCAGGCGCTCCTCCTCGGCGGCGAGGCCGGGGTCGGCAAGACCCGCCTCGTCGAGGAGTTCACCGCCCGGGCCCGCGCCGCCGGCGCCGTCGTCGCGCTCGGCGGCTGCGTCGAGATCGGCGCCGACGGACTGCCCTTCGCCCCCTTCTCCACCGCCCTGCGCGCGCTGCGCCGGGAACTCCCCGAGGAGTTCGCCGCGGCCGCCGCCGGCCAGGAGGGCGAACTCGCCCGGCTGCTCCCCGAACTCGGCGACCCCACCGGCCACGAACCCGCCGCCGAGGAGGCCACCGCCCGCCTCTTCGAGCTCACCGTACGGCTCCTCGAAGGCCTCGCCGCCGACCGCACCGTCGCCCTCGTCCTGGAGGACCTGCACTGGGCCGACACCTCCACCCGGCACCTGCTCGCCTACCTCTTCCGCACCCTCGCCCACGGCCGGATCACCGTCGTCGCCACCTACCGCGCCGACGACATCCACCGCCGCCACCCGCTGCGCCCGCTGCTCGCCGAACTCGACCGGCTGCGCTCCGTCCGCCGCATCGAACTCGCCCGCTTCACCCGTGCCGAGGTGCACCGCCAGCTCACCGGCATCCTCGCCGCCGAACCCGACCCCGCCCTCCTCGACCAGGTCTTCGAACGCTCCGACGGCAACGCCTTCTTCGTCGAGGAACTCGTCGCCTCCCACGAGTCCGGCTGCGCCGCCACCGCCCTCAGCGACTCCCTGCGCGACCTGCTCCTGGTCCGCGTCGAAGCCCTGCCCGAGGCCGCCCAGCGGGTCGTCCGGATCGCCGCCGAAGGCGGCTCCACCGTCGAGTTCGACCTGCTTGCCGCCGTCTCCGGACTGCCCGAGGACACCCTCATCGAGGCCCTGCGCCTCGCCGTCGGCGCCAACATCCTGCTCGCCGCCCCCGAAGGCGACGGCTACCGTTTCCGCCACTCCCTGGTCCGCGAGGCCGTCAGCGACGACCTGCTGCCCGGCGAACGCTCCCGGCTGCACCGGCGCTACGCCGAAGCCCTGGAGGCCGACCCCGCGCTGGTCCGCGCCGACGAACGCGCCACCCGGCTCGCCACGTACTGGTACCACGCCCGCGACGCCGCCCGCGCCCTGCCCGCCGTCCTGCGCGCCTCCGTCGAGGCCCGCAAGCGCTACGCCTACGCCGAACAACTCCGGCTCCTCGAACGGGCCATGGAACTCTGGGACGAGGTCCCCGACGCGGTCCGCGCCGCCCTGCGCCCCCTCGACTACGCCGAGTCCTACCCTGCCTGCTCCCGCGACCCCGAGACCCCGCTCCGCCATCTCGACCTGCTCGCCGAGGCCGCCTTCGCCGCCCGCCTCTCCGGCGAACGCGAACGGGCCCTCAAGATCGGCCGCACCGCGCTCCGCATCCTCGACAGCGACGAGGAACACGACCCGCTGCGCGCCGCCTGGTTCTACGTCGAACGCGCCCGCCTCCAGTCCAACCTGGCCCGCGGCGACGGCTGGGCCGAGATCGCCCGCGCGCAGGAACTCGTCCGCGGCCTGCCGCCGTCCGCCGTGCACGCCGTCGTCCTGGGCATCGCGGCCGGCTGGGGCATGCTCCGCAACCCCGGCCCCGGGGCCTTCGCAGACGCCGAACGCGCCGTCGAATACGCCCGGTTGGTCAAGGCCGAGGCCACCGAACTCTCCGCCCTCGGCACCCTCGGCTCCCTCATGACGGCCGCGGGCGACCCCGACGCCGGACTCGCCCAGCTCCACGAGGTACGCCGACGGACCCTGGCCCTCGGCCAGTTCCACGAGGCCTCGCGCACCTACGTCAACATCTCCTCCGGCCTGGAGGGCCTCGGCCGCTCCCGGGAGGCCGTCGACATCGCCACCGACGGCATCGCCTCCGCCCGCGCCCACGGCCTCGTCGACAGCGCCGGCTGGGTTCGCGCCAACCTCGCGGAGTCGCTGTACTCCCTCGGCGAGTGGGACCGCGCCCAGGAGGAGTGCGAACTGCTGCTGCGCGGCGGCGCGGCCGACACCAAGCCCGGCGGCACCGCCCTGCTGCTCCTCGCCCGGCTCGCCGTCGAGCGCGGCGATCCCGGCACCGCCGCCGGCCGGCTCGCCGAGTCCTCCGCCCGCTACGGCAGCCGCGACCCCATCCCGCAGTACACCCTGCCGACCGCCCACGTGGCCCTTCAGATCGCCGCCGCCGAGGGCCGCCTCGCCGACGTCCGCACCGGCCTCGCCGCCGCGGCCGAGGCCGGCTTCCCGCCCGGCACCCACCGCTACGGCTGGCCGCTCGTCCTCACCGCCGTCACCGCCGAGGCCGACGCCCGCGGCCTGCCCGCCGCCGACGCGGGCCGCGCCGCCGCGCTCGACCTGATACGCCGCTGCGTCCGGAGCCTCGCCGCCCCGGCGCCCGTCTGGCAGGCGTACGCCCACCAGGTCTCCGCCGAACTCGCCCGCGCCGAGGACCGGGCCACCGCCGAGCGCTGGGCCGAGGTCGTCGCCGCCTTCGAGCCCCTCGACCGCCCCTACGAGCTGGCCCGGGCCCGGCATCGCCACGCCGACGCGCTGCTCGCCGAGGGCGGCCGGCGCGAGGAGGCCGCCGCCCTGCTCCACGCCGCCCACACCACCGCCGTACGCCTCGGGGCGCAGCCGCTGCGCGAGGACGTCGAACTGCTCGCCGCCCGGGCCCGCCTCGCCCCGCTCTCCGCCGCCCCGGACGCCCCGCGGCAGCCGGAGCCGGAGGAGGGCGACGCCTTCGGCCTCACCCCGCGCGAACAGGACGTCCTGCGCCTCGTCGCCGCCGGGCGCACCAACCGCCAGATCGCCGAGGAGCTCTTCATCTCGCCGAAGACGGCGAGCGTCCACGTCTCCAACATCCTCGCCAAACTGGGCGTCGCGGGGCGCGGCGAGGCGGCCGCGCTCGCACACCGGCTGCGGCTGCTCGACGCACCGGCCTGATCAGTCGCCGTCGGCGGGGCGGGGCAGCCGTATGGTCACCTTCCCCGAGGACAGGTCTATCGGCCCCCGGTACGGGTCGCCGTCGCCCAGGTCCTCCCGGGTCAGCGCGAGCCGCTGCCGCTCGTCGTCGGTGTGCTTGCGGCCCGGTGCGAACAGCTCTTCCATCATGTTGAACACGTGCTCCGCCTCCCTCACGAGGTGCTAGCCGACCTCCAGGCGCAGGATCCGGTCGTCGCCGGGTCCCGGGGTGCCCCGGGTGTCGGTCTCGCTGGTCACCAGCCAGAGCCGGGTGCCGCCCGCGGTCGCCTGGACCGTGCGCAGCCGTCCGTACTCACCCTTCAGGAACGCCACCGGCTCCCCGGATCGTTCCGCGCCGGAGAGCGGAATGCGCCACAGGCGCTCGCCGCGCAGCCCGGCCATCCAGATCGCGCCCCGGGCGTACGCGATGCCGCTCGGCGAGGCCTCCGAGGTGGGCCACTGGGCCACCGGGTCGGTGTAGCCGGCCCGCCCGGCGATGCCCTCCACCACCGGCCAGCCGTAGTTCCGGCCGGGCCGGATCAGGTTCAGCTCGTCCCAGGTGTTCTGGCCGAATTCCGATGCCCAGAGGCGTCCGTCGGCGTCCCAGGCGAGGCCCTGGACGTTGCGGTGGCCGTACGAGTACACCAGGGAGCCCGGGAAGGGGTTGCCGGGCGCCGGGCGGCCCTCCGGGGTCATCCGCAGGATCTTCCCGCCGAGCGAGCCCTTGTCCTGGGCGAGCCCGGTCCGCCCGGTCTCGCCGGTCCCCGCGTACAGCATCCCGTCCGGGCCGAACGCGATCCGCCCGCCGTTGTGGATGAAGCCCTTGGGGAGACCGGTGAGCACCGGCTCCGGCGCCCCGAGCCGGTCGCCCGCGCCCCCGCCGTACCGCATCCGGACGATCCGGTTGTCCGACTCGGCGGTCAGATACGCGTACACCCAGCCGTCCCGCACGGCGAGCCCGAGCAGCCCGCCCTCCCCGCCCGGCACGACCCCCGGCACCTCGCCGACCGGCGTCTGCCGGCCCGTCCGCCCGTCGATCCGGGTCACCGTCCGCTCGTCCCGCGACGACACCAGCAGATCCCCGCCGGGCAGCTCGGCGAGCCCCCACGGCGACTTCAGCCCCTCGGTCAGCGTCCCGGCGACCCGTACGGGTGCCGCCGGGCTCGTCGTCGGCGGCGCGGTGGACGCGGGCGGCGGGCTGGCGGGCGGGGCGGAGGACGGGCCGGAGGACGGGGTGGAGGAGCACCCGGTGGCCAGGAGCAGCGCGACCGCGCCGCCCGTCAGTGTCCTGCTGACGACTCGGCCTCGGCTCATGACCCGGTCCCTTCGGCGGCTGCTTCCGGCGGCTCCTTCCTTGATACACCGCCGGACCGACAAGGGCCCGGACGCGGCTCAGTCCCACGACCCCCGGGCCGCCGGAAGCGCCGCGATCTCCGTCAGGTCGGCGGCGTCGAGGACGAGGCCGGCCGCGCGGGCGTTCTCGACCGCCCACCGCTCGTGCTTGGTGCCCGGGATCGGGACGACGTGCGGGCCCTGGGCGAGCGCCCAGGCCAGCGCGACCTGCGCCGGGGTGACCTCCGCGCCGTGCCGGGCCGCGACCCGGCGCAGGCCCGCCACCAGCGGCTGGTTCGCGGCCATCATCTCGGCCGTGAAGCGCGGGTGCCGGGCGCGCGGATCGTCCGCCTCGAAACCGCCGCCGGGCGTCAGCGTGCCGGTGAGGAAGCCGCTGCCCAGCGGCATCGCGGCCAGAAAGCCCACGCCCCGCGCCGCGCACCACGGCAGCAGCCGTTCCAGGGCCTCCGGGGACCACACCGACAGCTCCGCCTCGACCGCGCTCACCGGGAACACCTGCTGGATCCGCTCAAGCTGCCGGATCGTTCCGTCAAAGCCGCCGCCCGTCACCGGCCGCCGGAAGAACCGGGTCCGGGCACCCACCGCGCACAGCCCGAGCGCCCGCACCTTTCCGGCCCGCACGAGATCGGCCATCGCGCCCCAGGTCTCCTCCACCGGCACCTCGGGATCGGCCCGGTGCAGCTGGTAGAGGTCGATCACATCGGTCTGCAGCCGCCGCAGCGAGGCATCACAGGCCCGGCGCACATAACCGGGCCGCCCGTTGGCCACCACATGCCCGTCGCCCACAAGGAGACCGCACTTCGTCGACACGAACACGTCCGCCCGGCGCTCCTTCAGCACCCGCCCGAGCAGCAGCTCGTTGGTGAACGGCCCGTACATGTCGGCGGTGTCGAGCAGGCTCACCCCGGCGTCCAGGGCCGCGTGCACCGTACGCAGGGACCGGTCGCCCCGCTGCCGGGAGGAGCTGTACGCCCAGTTCATCGGCATGCACCCGAGGCCCACCGCACCCACTCCGAGCGCCGCCGCCCCGATCGTCCTGCGCTCCACCTGCCGCAACCCCTCCCTGTGCAGCCCCCAAAGTAACCAATGGCGCGCGGGATTCATCGCATAGCCTCCCGGTCATGACACTCGATGACACCGCCGCTGACGTGTGGCTTCCGATTCCCGCGGACGAGATCGACGGCCTGCCCGCGCCGGGCGCGTCGGGCCTGAACTACCGTTTCTGGGACGGCGGGCCGGACTTTCCGGCCGATCCCGCCCGCTGCGCCTTCTATGTCGTGCCCTACATGAAGGGCGAGGAGATCGCCGTCCGGCCGCTCGCCGGGATGAGCTCGGTGCGCGTCGTGCAGACCCTGTCCGCCGGGGTCGACCACGTCACGCCCGGCATCGGGGCGCTGCGCTCCGGCGTGCGCCTGTGCAATGCGCGGGGCGTGCACGAGGCCAGCACCGCCGAGCTGACCCTGGCCCTGATCCTCGCCTCGCTGCGCGGCATCCCGGGCTTCGTGCGTGGTCAGGACGCGGAGGAGTGGCGGGCCGGGTTCTATCCGGCGCTCGCCGACAAGTCGGTGCTGATCGTCGGGTACGGATCGATCGGCGCCGCCATCGAGGACCGGCTCGCGCCCTTCGAGTGCGCGCGGATCGTCCGCGTCGCGCGCTCGGCGCGCACCACCGCGCGCGGGCCGGTGCTGCCGATGACCGAACTGGCCGCGCAACTGCCGCAGGCCGACGTGGTG from Streptomyces fradiae includes:
- a CDS encoding MMPL family transporter → MAAIARWCVKHRLVAVLLWLVALGGAVTGAALAGSAYSNDYEVPGTESGRATALLDRGFHGAGGDSDTIVWHTDRGSVRAPDVEQRMTAMLHKVEDLPGIASVASPYGSAPGQISEDGRTAYAAVTFDAQADDIPKSEAQALVDTAKAAATDGVQVELGGAAVGATVSTGGHTAEIVGVAVAAVVLFLAFGSLAAAVLPIATALVSVGIAYSGIVLLGHLMTVADFAPMLGMLIGLGVGIDYALFIVTRHRKGLKRGLPVAEAARIAVATTGRAVVFAGATVCIALLGMLILRLGFLNGVAIAASLTVVLTVAASVTLLPALLSLIGMRALSRKERRQLAEHGPQPELPTGFAARWSAFVERHPKLLGAVAAVVMLVLALPTFALHLGSSDQGNNAATATTRKAYDLIAEGFGPGTNGPLTLVAELDGADDRVALDALPARLAHTKGVESVSPITYNGPGDTAVLTVVPDSSPQSKATSELVDRLRHDVLPAAEDGSSLQVHVGGVTASFDDFAEIIVGKLPLFVGVVIALGCVLLLLAFRSIGIPLKAALMNVMAVAGAFGVVVAIFQWGWGTELLGLGSAGPIEPFLPVIMVSVLFGLSMDYQVFLVSRMYEEWLETGDNRRAVRVGLAETSRVINSAAVIMISVFLAFVLSGDRVIAMFGIALAAAVALDAFVLRTLLVPALMHMLGGANWWLPRWLDRRLPRISIEPPECRVAADARAKIATEALETLEAPEPARIPAQRVLTATQAEETTEDVRDTTG
- a CDS encoding GNAT family N-acetyltransferase translates to MFAIPLGDDGAELTPLAPWQADEFLAHIDRGRDFIGAHVGLPDIVTDLDTARAHLTRYADRAARDAGYLYGIRVDGLLVGGVLFVHFDATGGTAEAGCWIEPGYAGRGLVTRACRAIIDWAIERRGIHRVEWQVSPANTPSIAVARRLGMTKEGVLRENYPYRGKRNDTEIWSVLAPEWRAAKEA
- a CDS encoding AAA family ATPase codes for the protein MLGAVETRSVSPVFVGRAGELTALTEALSRAAAGEPQALLLGGEAGVGKTRLVEEFTARARAAGAVVALGGCVEIGADGLPFAPFSTALRALRRELPEEFAAAAAGQEGELARLLPELGDPTGHEPAAEEATARLFELTVRLLEGLAADRTVALVLEDLHWADTSTRHLLAYLFRTLAHGRITVVATYRADDIHRRHPLRPLLAELDRLRSVRRIELARFTRAEVHRQLTGILAAEPDPALLDQVFERSDGNAFFVEELVASHESGCAATALSDSLRDLLLVRVEALPEAAQRVVRIAAEGGSTVEFDLLAAVSGLPEDTLIEALRLAVGANILLAAPEGDGYRFRHSLVREAVSDDLLPGERSRLHRRYAEALEADPALVRADERATRLATYWYHARDAARALPAVLRASVEARKRYAYAEQLRLLERAMELWDEVPDAVRAALRPLDYAESYPACSRDPETPLRHLDLLAEAAFAARLSGERERALKIGRTALRILDSDEEHDPLRAAWFYVERARLQSNLARGDGWAEIARAQELVRGLPPSAVHAVVLGIAAGWGMLRNPGPGAFADAERAVEYARLVKAEATELSALGTLGSLMTAAGDPDAGLAQLHEVRRRTLALGQFHEASRTYVNISSGLEGLGRSREAVDIATDGIASARAHGLVDSAGWVRANLAESLYSLGEWDRAQEECELLLRGGAADTKPGGTALLLLARLAVERGDPGTAAGRLAESSARYGSRDPIPQYTLPTAHVALQIAAAEGRLADVRTGLAAAAEAGFPPGTHRYGWPLVLTAVTAEADARGLPAADAGRAAALDLIRRCVRSLAAPAPVWQAYAHQVSAELARAEDRATAERWAEVVAAFEPLDRPYELARARHRHADALLAEGGRREEAAALLHAAHTTAVRLGAQPLREDVELLAARARLAPLSAAPDAPRQPEPEEGDAFGLTPREQDVLRLVAAGRTNRQIAEELFISPKTASVHVSNILAKLGVAGRGEAAALAHRLRLLDAPA
- a CDS encoding DUF6191 domain-containing protein, coding for MMEELFAPGRKHTDDERQRLALTREDLGDGDPYRGPIDLSSGKVTIRLPRPADGD